The nucleotide sequence TGGTGGCTATTTCTTTTATTATCATTAGCGGCTTTATTTAAACTGTTTAAGCCTTTTATGAAGGGGAAAATGGGTGAGTTTGCCGTTGCCATGCATGTCAAACTCTATCTAAAACAGCCACATTATATTTTGTTGAATGACCTGACCTTTGAGGATGGACAAGGCACCACAACCCAGATTGATCATCTGCTGCTGAGTCCATTTGGGCTGTTCGTGATTGAAACCAAGAACTATAAAGGCTGGGTTTTTGGTGGTGAACGACAAAAGACCTGGACCCAGAAAATTTATAAGCAGACCTTTAAATTCCAGAATCCGCTGCATCAGAACTATAAGCATGTCAAAGTGCTGGAACAGATTCTGGTAGAAATTTTAAGCCCAGAATATATTCATTCACTAGTGGTGTTTATGCCGGAAGCTGAATTTAAAACAGCTATGCCGGCAAATGTCTTTCGAGGCGCCAGCTGGACCGATTATGTGAAACGCTTTCAGGAGCCAGTGATTTCTGAAACCAAATTGAAACGGATTCAGCTACAGCTGGAAAAAGCTATGCTGGAGAAATCTTGGCAGACCAATCGCCAGCATGTAGAGAACTTAAAACAGCGTAAACAGGTCAAATAAAAAAATCCCTGAGATATTCAGGGAATTTCAGTTTAATGCTGGGCAGCTTTCAGCTTTTCAATAATTTCATCCAGCGGTTTGACCCGTTTTACTTCATCCCAGAGTGCTTTGGCTTCTGGATAATGTTTGGACATCATACCGAGCCATTGTTTGTAACGTCCGACCATATTCATTTCCTTTTTATAGGAACCATTCAGAAAACGAATTTGCAGACCAAGCAGCTCATTCCAGCTGATCAGTGGCTCATCATTATTCTGGCGGATACATTGGGTCAGGTCAGGCGTAGTGACAGCACCACGGCCAATCATCAGGTCTTCACAACCAGATTCCAGCTGGCACTGTTTAGCATCAGCATTGCTCCAGATTTCCCCATTGGCAATGACATTAATTTTCAAGGCTTCACGAATGGGTTGCAGCTGATCCCAGAAGGCCGGTGGGGTATAACCATCCGCTTTGGTTCGCGCATGTACCGTTACCCAGGCAGCACCGGCATCTTCAATGGCATGGGCATTTTCCATCATGAAGTTTCTATCCATATAACCTAGACGCATTTTTGCTGATACGGGAATATGGGCTGGAACGGCATCACGCACTGCCTTGACCAGTTCATAGACTATTTCAGGTTCATCCAGCAGTACTGAACCACCGCGGTGACGATTCACGGTTTTGGCTGGGCAGCCAAAATTCATATCAATCGCCGGTGCGCCCATTGCGGCAACTTTAACCGCGTTGGCTGCCAGCATTTCCGGGTTATTTCCCAGAAACTGCACATGTACCGGCGTACCGGCAGCAGTTTTGCCGCCATTCAGCAGTTCAGGACAGTATGTATGGTAGATATGATCCGGCAGTACGGAATCTGTGACACGAATAAACTCGGTCACGCACCAGTCAAAGCTCCCGACGGATGTCAGTACATCACGCATAATCGGGTCAGTTAAGCCTTCCATGGGTGCAAGAACAAGTTTCAACGTGTTCACCTGTGAATTTGAAAAACGGTGTTATACGGCTTTTTGATCGGAATGTCTAGGCAGTTTAACTTTCACGTTTATAGGAAAAGGAGATTTAGTTGAGATCAGGTGGCATATCGACAGTATGACTATTTTCAGCACAATAAAATAATAGAGTTTTAAATGTTGTCAGCTATATTGGAATGAACAAGAAACACTCAGGATTGTGGTATGACACAGTCGAATTTCGAGGATCATTTTTCCCAGCAGTCACAGGACTATGCCTTGTTTCGTCCGCATTATCCGGATGCTTTAGGAAAAATACTGGCAGAGTTGGCACCGAGTACTCAATTTGCTTTGGATGTGGGCTGTGGTTCAGGACAATTTTCCGAAGTTTTGGTAGATTATTTTGATCAGGTCATTGCGATTGATGGTAGTGCAGAACAGATTGCCCAAGCCAAACCGCATCCCAAGATTCAGTATCGTCAGGCTTTGGCAGAAGATACCCAGATAGCTGATCAGAGTGTTGATTTGATTTCAGTCGCGCAAGCTGCTCATTGGCTGGATTTAGATAAGTTCTATGTAGAAGTTCAACGTATTGCAAAGCCCAATGCCATTTTGGCCTTAATTACTTATGGCGTATTCAGTGTCGATGAAGAACATCTGGATCATTATTTCAAACACTTTTACGAAGTCACGATTGGACCATATTGGCCGCCTGAACGTCATCATGTGGATGAAGGTTATAAAAACTTACCATTTCCATTTCAGGAAATTCCTATTCAGCCGCCTGTATTGCAAGTCGAGTGGAACTTTTACCAGCTGATTGGTTATATGAGTACCTGGTCAGCGGTGAAGATGGCAACTAAGGCTTTGGGCCATAATCCACTGAATGTACTGGCAGATGCTTTATTACCGGAATGGGAAGATCCAGAATTACCGAGAATCATTAGTTGGCCGCTAACGGTACGGGTAGGGAGGGTGAATGTGCAGTAATAGTAGGAAAAATAAAAAAGCCCAGAGAAATCTGAGCTTTTAAAAAATTATTTTGGAAGAGCACTTATTTATTAATCAGCATTTCCAGTACAAATTTGGAACCTATAAAACCAAGTGCCAACAGGCCAAAACCGATTAAGGTAAAACGTACCGCTTTCTGTCCACGCCAGCCAAATTTCCAGTGACCTATGAGCAGCGCGCCATACACCAACCAGGAAATAATACTAAATGCGGTTTTATGCGCGAGATGCTGACCAAAGAAATCATCAATGGTAAAGAAACCGAAACCGAGTGCGATTGTCAGTAAGACGAAGCCGGTCACCAGCATATCGAACAGCAGCGATTCCATATCCTGGTAGGAAGGCAGCAGATTCACCCACAGGCGTTTCTGCTTCTTTTTGAGTTCACGGTCCTGGAAGCGAAGAATTACCGCCTGAATGGTCGCCATTAGCAATACTGCATAAGCCGAAAGTGACAGAATGATATGAATATCTAGACCTAAAGAGTTCTGGACAATAATTTTGGCTTGCGGGGTAAAGGCAAAACCGAGAATCAGGCCCGTCGCGGCAACCGGAATACCAATCAGGTTTAAGGGCAAAATGGGGCGGTAGGTACTATAGGCCAGGCTCAGTAGCAGCATCAGTCCTGAAGTAAAAGAAACCAATACAAAGACATCGTAATTCATCCCCATCGGGGTACGCATATCGCCGTACAGCACGATAGCGTGTAACAGCAAACCTAAGGATGCGGTAATCCCCACGAACCACTGATTTGGTGTACGCTTGGACATTAAATGGATAAACAAATACCAAAATGAGGCGGTATAAGCGATTAATGCCAGGATTGTATAAACCAGAGGTAGGCTAAGCATGTTAAACCTTTTTAAGGGTGTTATATAAATTCGATGCGAACTACAGTATCCTATAGCATTCTATGCATAAATTTTCTATTTTAAGAAACAATTTTTTGCTACTGGCTATTTTAAGCGGATTTTGCAATGTTTGATACCTTAACAGAACGACTCACGCAGAGTTTAAGAAATGTTACTGGCTCAGGGCAGCTAACCGAAGACAATATTAAAGATACGTTACGTGAAGTACGTATGGCACTTCTTGAAGCCGATGTTGCGTTACCTGTAACTCGTGAATTTATCGCGAAAGTTAAGGAAGAAGCATTAGGCCAGGAAGTGATGTCTCAGCTGTCACCAGGACAGGCCTTCGTCAAGATCGTTTACGACGAACTGACCAAGATGATGGGGGCGGCGAATGAAAGCCTAGATCTTCAGGCCAAGCCACCTGTAGTCGTTTTACTGGCAGGTTTGCAGGGTGCGGGTAAAACCACCACTGCGGCAAAACTTGCACGTTTCCTGCAAGAACGCCAAAAGAAAAAAGTGGCGATGGTGTCTGCCGACGTTTACCGTCCAGCAGCGATCAAGCAGCTGCAAACCGTTGCTGGCGAAGTGGGTGCGATTTTCTTTGAATCGAATGCCAATGAACGTCCAATTGACATTGCTAATCGCGCGATTGAACAGGCCAAAATCCAGTTCGCTGATGTGCTGATTGTCGATACCGCAGGTCGTCTGCATGTCGATGACGAGATGATGGACGAGATTAAAGAGCTGCATGCAGCGATTAATCCGACCGAAACCCTGTTCGTGGTTGATGCCATGACCGGTCAGGATGCTGCGAATACTGCGAAAGCTTTCAACGATGCCCTGCCATTGACTGGTGTGATCCTGACCAAGACTGATGGTGATGCACGTGGTGGTGCGGCGCTGTCTGTACGTGCCATTACCGGCAAGCCGATCAAGTTCCTGGGTATGGGTGAAAAGCTGGATGCGCTGGAACCCTTCCATCCGGAACGTGTGGCTCAACGTATTCTCGGCATGGGTGACGTGCTTTCTCTGGTCGAAGAAGTTGAACGCAAGATCGACAAAGAAAAAGCCGAAAAAATGGCGAAAAAACTGCAGAAAGGCGGCAGCTTCAACTTTGAAGATATGCTGATGCAGTTTGAGCAGATGAACAAGATGGGCGGCATGATGGGCTTCTTGGACAAGCTGCCAGGCATGAGCAACTCGGGTATTCAGGATGCCATTGCGCAGGCGAATCCTGAAAAACAGATCAAGAAAATGGAAGCGATCATCCAGTCCATGACGGTGAAAGAGCGTCGTAATCCTGATTTGATGAACCCAAGCCGTAAGAAACGTATTGCTGCCGGTTGTGGTATGGATGTTGCTGAAGTGAACAAGCTGATCAAGCAGCATGCACAGATGGCGAAAATGATGAAGAAATTTGCCAATCCATCCGGTATGGCAAAAATGATGCGATCATTGGGCAATCTGCAGAAACAATTTGGCGGTGGTGGCATGGGCCCATTATTCGGCAATAAAGATCCAAAATAATTTTTGGATCTTAAAAAAAGGCGCATCAAGCGCCTTTTTTTATTTGTCCAAAATTTAGTTTAAGCAAAACCTACATTTACTTACGCAATCGCTTTCCTGACTCAGGCAGACTCTTAACACAATAAAAAAGACAGGAGTATAAGATGACACAGGTGATTGTGGTACATGGTTATACCGCGAGTCCGGAAGAGAACTGGTATCCGTGGATTCAGCAAAAAGCCAAAGAGGAAGGTGTAAGTCTTAAAGTATTAAGACTAGATCCATCTACCAAGCCTCGACTTGAAACCTGGCAACAGCAGATGCAGCAACAGATTGAGGGTTTGGATGAAAACAGTATTGTGATCGCACATAGTTTGGGAACAGTTGCTGCCTTACATTACCTGTCAGAAAAATTGCAGCAGCAAAAAATCAAACAGTTGGTACTGGTTGCCGGTTTCAATGGGCGACTAGGACGATTAGAAGAGGTTTATCCTTTTATTGATGCGGCACGGATTGATTTTGATTTGCTCAAACAGCAGATCGAAGAACGGGTGGTGATCTATTCGGAAGGGGACGACAGGGTCGCACCGAAATTCAGTCTGGAACAAGCCAAAAGTTTAGATGCCAAAGTGATTCAGGCAGAACATTTTGGTCATTTTATCGATTCACAGGGCTGTACCGAATTGCCTGAAGTCTGGCAGGTGATTGAACCCTATCTGATCCGAGAGTCCTAAGTTCATTTGTCAAAATCAGCCCATAACCATTGATAAAATGACCTGTATTTTGGAACAAATTGACTTGAATGATTTTAGAAAAATGGTTAAAAATCAGTTAAACGAAATTTTAACGACAAGTATAAAAAGTAGAGCAAGATGACCACGCAAGCAGGGAATGTTTTTATTGTTCACGACTACCAGTCGACTTCCAATGATCATTGGTATCCTTGGTTGAGCCGGCAGGTCAAGCAACTGGGGATTCAGGCCAAACGCATTATGCTGGCTAATCCTTTAGAACCGAAAATGCAGGATTGGCAGCAAAGCCTGGAAGTGCAGATTCCGAAATTGGATGCAGAAACCATTCTGGTAGCGCATGGCCTGAGCTGTCTTAGCGTTTTAAAATTCGTAGAACAGTATTATCAGAACCATCATCGGGCTATTCGTGGGGTGATTCTAGTCGCTGGTTTTGATCAACCCTTGGTGGGCTGGTCAGAATTGAATGATCTGGTGCGTAGCGTCAAACTGGACTTTAATACCTTAACCCGAAGCTTTAAGCACAGTGTGATGTTTATTTCCAGCAATGATCCAGATGTACCTGCCGTGATGTCACTTCAGTTGGCGCATCATCTCAAAGCACAGATTTTTGAAATCCGTGAAGCCGGGCATTTTGAAAAAACCGATGGCTATGCCGACTTCCCGCAGCTACTGGAGGTTATCCAGCGGCTGTATGGTCTAAATGGGCTACAAAGTGCTGCAAACCTTTAAGTAACAGATCCGATTCAATAACCGGCTGGTAGGTTTGCAGGTGCTGGGCAAACAGCGGCGCATCGCCACCAGTGAGGATCAGTTGTGCTGGGAATTCACCCAGTACTTTTTCAATGGTGCTGAGCAGACCGAGTAGAATACCGTGATGTACCGCATCAATGGTATTACGCCCTGGGCTCAGTTCTTCAAAAGCAGCATCAGGAATTTTAATCCCTTTTGTGTTCTGGATCAGGGAATCACGTTGCAGGTATAGGTTCGGCAAAATAAAACCGCCAAGATGCTTTTTACCTTGTGATAGGTCAATCGTTAGAGCTGTACCACAACTAATGACGCAATAATTTTGTTCATTGGACTGTGCGACCGCGAGAACTTGCAGCCAGCGGTCAATCCCGAGCTGGGAGGGATCATCATAACCGCAGAGCAGTCCAGCATATTCGGCCTGTACTTTGGCAAAAATCACTGGAACATTCAGTCGTTTTAGAATTTTCTGGATACGTTCGTTGCTCTTTTTATCCTGCACCGAAGATACGCCAATCTGCTGTATTCCCATGCCTTGAAAATGCTGAATCAGACCGAGCAGCAAATCAGCCGGGGATTGTAGATGCAGTTCTGCAGCATGTTCAATGATCTGGTCATTTTCAGTAATCCAGTATTTTAGCCGCGTGTTGCCAATGTCCAGCCATAATTTTTTCATTGAGATTTACCTGATCAACTGCCTGTCTTTAAACGTAACTGTCCCTGATAGAAGCTTTGTACGCCAGCATCGGTCTGGATCAGCACGGCGCCGTCTTCCTGAATGCCAGCAAAAGTGCCTGTATATTGACCCTCAAGATCCGTAAATTCAACTAATTGCTGTAAAAAAGCCGCATGATGGTTAAAGCGTGCTGCCAGATTATGCGAGCCATGACTGAACCATCGTCCAGCTTGCTGGATCGCCAGATACAGTTCGGCAATCAGCTGATTACGGGTGACAGCGGTTAGTCCCAGTTCAGACAGGGAAGTGGTGGCATGTTCTAATTGTTCGGCTTCAATTGGTGCCAAATTAATCCCTACACCCACCACTGCCTGATAGGCTGAAATCGGCTCGACCAGAATGCCACCCCATTTGGCGTTATGGCTATATAAATCATTTGGCCATTTTATTTGCAGATCAAGACCTTGTAGACTTGGCATTTGCAAAATATTGAGTGCGACCTCTAAAGCCAGGCGGCCATCAATCGGTATCTCTGTATTCAGCAATGTGCTTAAATAGATGTTGCCTTCCGGTGAAATCCATTGGCGTTGGCGCTGGCCACGACCCTGGGTTTGCGCGCGGCTACTGACCAAAACCTGCTGTACACCTTTTTGTGCCAAGTCGCGTACATCGTCATTGGTCGAGGTGGTGACCGGTTTGAGTAACAAGACTTCGGGGAGTTGTCCTGCCTGTTCCAGCAGTTGTTGCAGTTCGCGAGTTTCTACATCCATCTGAATTTAAACGTGGTAAATATCGTTATGGAGTTAATCATATATTTATTGATTGGTGCAATTGCTGGTTTTGCTGCCGGACTGTTTGGTGTCGGTGGTGGCCTGATTATTGTGCCGATTCTCTTTATTGTATTTACCCAGCTGAATTATGACCCGAGTGTGATTATGCATATGGCGGTCGGTACGTCGCTAGCCACCATTATCGTGACTTCAATCAGTTCGGTGATGGCACATCACCTGAAAGGGGCTGTACTCTGGTCGGTGGTGCGGAATCTGGCACCGGGACTGGTACTCGGTTCTTTCCTCGGTGCTGGAATTGCGGATCTGTTGCCGGGGCAAGGCTTACAGCTATTGATTGGTTTCTTTGCAGTATGGGTGGCAGCACGCATGTTTAGCCGTGCCAATGTCAAACTGGACCCAGTCAGTACTTTGCCATCCACCCCGGTGCAGATGGCTGCCGGTGCCGGTATTGGTGTAGCCTCAGCGATCTTTGGCATTGGTGGCGGTAGTCTGACCGTGCCATTCTTAAACCGTTGTGGCGTGGTGATGCAAAAAGCCGTGGCGACGTCCTCTGCTTGTGGTCTACCAATTGCGATTGCAGGGGCACTGGGTTTTATCTGGTTTGGTGAAAAATCCGATGTACCGGTAGCAAATACCATTGGGTATATCCATATTTATGCCTTTATTGGCATCAGTGTGATGAGCTTCTTTACCGCAAAACTCGGAGCCAAAGTCGCACATAAGCTCTCCCCAGTGATGCTGAAAAAATGTTTTGCAGCTTTGTTGCTGACAGTGGGCACTTATTTTATATACCGTGGTGTCAGTGCATTTTTCTAAGTAACTTATCAACTAAAAAAAGAGAGCAAATAGGCTCTCTTTTTTATGATTCCGATCAAGTGATTATTTAATCAGAATAATAAAAGATACAGGCTCTTAGCGATTTTTGCTTCAGCTATTGCTGGACTTAATTGGTTGAAGTTGACTCTATCGACGGAAAATTGTCTGACAATGTCAAAGCAATTCGGTAAAAAATGGGTTAAATAAATGAAAAGTCATCTAGCATGACAACAACCGCATTAATAAAAATAAAGACAGGATGGCCATGCAACAAGAACAAGTGCAAAGCTTGTCTGAACAGATTGCCAAGCATATCGGTGAACAGATCATTCGCGGTGAACTGGTAGAAGGCGAGCGGATTCAGGAACTCAGGATTGCATCAGAACTGGATGTCAGTCGTGGTTCGGTGCGTGAGGCCTTATTGTTGCTGGAACGAACCCAACTCATCGAAATCTACCCGCGTCGTGGCGCGATTGTCTCGGAAATGTCTGCCATGCAGGTGCGTGCCCTGTTTGATATGTGCTGTCTGCTGCTGGGTCAGATCGTGCATCGCATGGCAGAAACCTGGCGTCCGCATGAAGCCGAGCGCGTTCAGCTATTATTAGAACAACTGGAAGCAGAAACCCGCCAAGGCAATACCGAAAAGTTTTATGATCTGATCTTTCAGGGCCTGTCACAGCAGCAGGACATGGTCGGCAATCCTTATCTGATGCGTTATTACCATGAACTGTTGCCTTCACTGCGACGCAGCTATTTTTTGACCCTGAATATATCCCGGCGTGAGCTGCAGGACTCTTTCGACCTGTTCAAGCTGGTGACTGATGCGATTCTGAGCCGAAAATCACATCAGGCCACTTTATTTATGGAAGATTTTTGTCGACACTTACGCAACCTTGTGTTGGAATCACTGACACGGATGAAACAAATTGAACTTGCGTGGGCGAGACGCTCGCGACGTTAACTCAGGACATTATGCGTTTAAGCAGTTTAAAACTTTCAGGCTTCAAATCTTTTGCCGATAGCACGACTTTACATTTTAAAGATAACCGTACCGCCGTTGTAGGACCGAATGGATGTGGGAAATCCAACGTCATCGATGCGATCCGTTGGGTGATGGGGGAATCCAGTGCACGCCAGTTGCGTGGTGGTAGCATGCAGGACGTGATTTTTACCGGTACTGCAAAACGTAAACCGGTCGGGGTGGCCAGTGTCGAGCTGCGCTTTGAAAATACCTACGGCAAACTCGGCGGTGCTTATAATGCTTATAACGAGCTGGCAGTCCGCCGTCAGGTCAATCGCGATGGCAAGTCTGAATATTTCCTGAATGGCACCAAATGCCGCCGTCGTGACATCACCGATATTTTCCTGGGTACCGGTCTGGGGCCACGTTCTTATGCCATTATCGAACAGGGCATGATTAACCGTCTGGTCGATGCCAAGCCAGAAGAAATGCGGGTTTATATTGAAGAAGCTGCTGGCGTATCACGTTATCAGGCACGCCGTCGCGAAACTATGCAGCATCTGGAACACACTACCCAGAATCTGTCGCGTCTGGAAGATATTGCCTCTGAATTAAAATCCCAGCTCAAAACCTTAAAACGCCAGTCCGAAACTGCGATTCAATATAAAGAACTCGAAGGACAGATCCGTACCCTGAAAATTGAAATCCTGTCATTCCAGTGCGAGCAAAGCCAGCGACTACAGGAAGAATATACGGTCGAGATGAACACCCTTGGTGAAAGCTTTAAGCTGGTGCGTTCTGAGTTGACCACAGTTGAGCATGATCTGGGCGCGACCAGTGAACTGTTCCAGCGTCTGATCCAGCAGTCTACGCCATTACAGAATGAATGGCAGCAGGCTGAGAAAAAGCTGGCTGAACTGGAAATGAACCTGAAGCAAAAACAGTCTTTGCTGGAACAAAACTCAACCAGTCTGGTGCAACTCGAACAACAAAAAGTACAAACCAAAGAACGCCTACAACTGATTGAACTGCAGCTGGATACGCTGCAGGAACAGTTAGAAAACCAAACTTCCCAATTACAACAACAGGAAGGCCTCAGTCAGAACCAGCAGCAAGGTCTGCAGGAACTAAAAAACCAACAGGCAGCTGTGGCAGCGCAGTTTGCCCAGGTCAAAACTCAGGTTGAACAGCAACAGCAGCGCAAGATGCAGATGCTGGCGCAAAGCGAACAACTGGCAAAAAATATTGCCCGCATCGAGCAGCAAAAAGAAACTTTGCAACAACAGGCGGCACAGATCCAGAATCGGGCGCAGCAGGATGAGCTGGAACAGTACCAGCAGGAAAAAGTAGAAGCTGAACAGCAGCTTACTTCATTAGAAGGCCAACGAGCTGAATTGAGCCAGCAGCTGGAACAGGTCAAACAGACGCATGATGAACAGCAGCAAC is from Acinetobacter sp. ANC 7912 and encodes:
- a CDS encoding nuclease-related domain-containing protein; the protein is MNPVLAPVIEHFWWLFLLLSLAALFKLFKPFMKGKMGEFAVAMHVKLYLKQPHYILLNDLTFEDGQGTTTQIDHLLLSPFGLFVIETKNYKGWVFGGERQKTWTQKIYKQTFKFQNPLHQNYKHVKVLEQILVEILSPEYIHSLVVFMPEAEFKTAMPANVFRGASWTDYVKRFQEPVISETKLKRIQLQLEKAMLEKSWQTNRQHVENLKQRKQVK
- a CDS encoding tRNA-dihydrouridine synthase, producing MKLVLAPMEGLTDPIMRDVLTSVGSFDWCVTEFIRVTDSVLPDHIYHTYCPELLNGGKTAAGTPVHVQFLGNNPEMLAANAVKVAAMGAPAIDMNFGCPAKTVNRHRGGSVLLDEPEIVYELVKAVRDAVPAHIPVSAKMRLGYMDRNFMMENAHAIEDAGAAWVTVHARTKADGYTPPAFWDQLQPIREALKINVIANGEIWSNADAKQCQLESGCEDLMIGRGAVTTPDLTQCIRQNNDEPLISWNELLGLQIRFLNGSYKKEMNMVGRYKQWLGMMSKHYPEAKALWDEVKRVKPLDEIIEKLKAAQH
- a CDS encoding class I SAM-dependent methyltransferase, producing MTQSNFEDHFSQQSQDYALFRPHYPDALGKILAELAPSTQFALDVGCGSGQFSEVLVDYFDQVIAIDGSAEQIAQAKPHPKIQYRQALAEDTQIADQSVDLISVAQAAHWLDLDKFYVEVQRIAKPNAILALITYGVFSVDEEHLDHYFKHFYEVTIGPYWPPERHHVDEGYKNLPFPFQEIPIQPPVLQVEWNFYQLIGYMSTWSAVKMATKALGHNPLNVLADALLPEWEDPELPRIISWPLTVRVGRVNVQ
- a CDS encoding inner membrane protein YpjD, with the translated sequence MLSLPLVYTILALIAYTASFWYLFIHLMSKRTPNQWFVGITASLGLLLHAIVLYGDMRTPMGMNYDVFVLVSFTSGLMLLLSLAYSTYRPILPLNLIGIPVAATGLILGFAFTPQAKIIVQNSLGLDIHIILSLSAYAVLLMATIQAVILRFQDRELKKKQKRLWVNLLPSYQDMESLLFDMLVTGFVLLTIALGFGFFTIDDFFGQHLAHKTAFSIISWLVYGALLIGHWKFGWRGQKAVRFTLIGFGLLALGFIGSKFVLEMLINK
- the ffh gene encoding signal recognition particle protein, translating into MFDTLTERLTQSLRNVTGSGQLTEDNIKDTLREVRMALLEADVALPVTREFIAKVKEEALGQEVMSQLSPGQAFVKIVYDELTKMMGAANESLDLQAKPPVVVLLAGLQGAGKTTTAAKLARFLQERQKKKVAMVSADVYRPAAIKQLQTVAGEVGAIFFESNANERPIDIANRAIEQAKIQFADVLIVDTAGRLHVDDEMMDEIKELHAAINPTETLFVVDAMTGQDAANTAKAFNDALPLTGVILTKTDGDARGGAALSVRAITGKPIKFLGMGEKLDALEPFHPERVAQRILGMGDVLSLVEEVERKIDKEKAEKMAKKLQKGGSFNFEDMLMQFEQMNKMGGMMGFLDKLPGMSNSGIQDAIAQANPEKQIKKMEAIIQSMTVKERRNPDLMNPSRKKRIAAGCGMDVAEVNKLIKQHAQMAKMMKKFANPSGMAKMMRSLGNLQKQFGGGGMGPLFGNKDPK
- a CDS encoding alpha/beta hydrolase, which encodes MTQVIVVHGYTASPEENWYPWIQQKAKEEGVSLKVLRLDPSTKPRLETWQQQMQQQIEGLDENSIVIAHSLGTVAALHYLSEKLQQQKIKQLVLVAGFNGRLGRLEEVYPFIDAARIDFDLLKQQIEERVVIYSEGDDRVAPKFSLEQAKSLDAKVIQAEHFGHFIDSQGCTELPEVWQVIEPYLIRES
- a CDS encoding alpha/beta hydrolase, with amino-acid sequence MTTQAGNVFIVHDYQSTSNDHWYPWLSRQVKQLGIQAKRIMLANPLEPKMQDWQQSLEVQIPKLDAETILVAHGLSCLSVLKFVEQYYQNHHRAIRGVILVAGFDQPLVGWSELNDLVRSVKLDFNTLTRSFKHSVMFISSNDPDVPAVMSLQLAHHLKAQIFEIREAGHFEKTDGYADFPQLLEVIQRLYGLNGLQSAANL
- a CDS encoding type III pantothenate kinase — its product is MKKLWLDIGNTRLKYWITENDQIIEHAAELHLQSPADLLLGLIQHFQGMGIQQIGVSSVQDKKSNERIQKILKRLNVPVIFAKVQAEYAGLLCGYDDPSQLGIDRWLQVLAVAQSNEQNYCVISCGTALTIDLSQGKKHLGGFILPNLYLQRDSLIQNTKGIKIPDAAFEELSPGRNTIDAVHHGILLGLLSTIEKVLGEFPAQLILTGGDAPLFAQHLQTYQPVIESDLLLKGLQHFVAHLDHTAAG
- a CDS encoding biotin--[acetyl-CoA-carboxylase] ligase, translated to MDVETRELQQLLEQAGQLPEVLLLKPVTTSTNDDVRDLAQKGVQQVLVSSRAQTQGRGQRQRQWISPEGNIYLSTLLNTEIPIDGRLALEVALNILQMPSLQGLDLQIKWPNDLYSHNAKWGGILVEPISAYQAVVGVGINLAPIEAEQLEHATTSLSELGLTAVTRNQLIAELYLAIQQAGRWFSHGSHNLAARFNHHAAFLQQLVEFTDLEGQYTGTFAGIQEDGAVLIQTDAGVQSFYQGQLRLKTGS
- a CDS encoding sulfite exporter TauE/SafE family protein, whose translation is MELIIYLLIGAIAGFAAGLFGVGGGLIIVPILFIVFTQLNYDPSVIMHMAVGTSLATIIVTSISSVMAHHLKGAVLWSVVRNLAPGLVLGSFLGAGIADLLPGQGLQLLIGFFAVWVAARMFSRANVKLDPVSTLPSTPVQMAAGAGIGVASAIFGIGGGSLTVPFLNRCGVVMQKAVATSSACGLPIAIAGALGFIWFGEKSDVPVANTIGYIHIYAFIGISVMSFFTAKLGAKVAHKLSPVMLKKCFAALLLTVGTYFIYRGVSAFF
- a CDS encoding GntR family transcriptional regulator, whose amino-acid sequence is MQQEQVQSLSEQIAKHIGEQIIRGELVEGERIQELRIASELDVSRGSVREALLLLERTQLIEIYPRRGAIVSEMSAMQVRALFDMCCLLLGQIVHRMAETWRPHEAERVQLLLEQLEAETRQGNTEKFYDLIFQGLSQQQDMVGNPYLMRYYHELLPSLRRSYFLTLNISRRELQDSFDLFKLVTDAILSRKSHQATLFMEDFCRHLRNLVLESLTRMKQIELAWARRSRR